A window of Haloarcula marismortui ATCC 43049 genomic DNA:
TCTTCTGTTTCCCGCGGAGGACGACGTTCCCGGCGGCGTCCATGGCTTTGTACTTGTTGCGGACCAGACTCTGTTCGACAGTGTAGCTGTCATCAGAGAGGTCGATTCCCTTGATGTCGTACGTGGAGGGCGTACTCATATTATTTACCATAGAACACGCCGTAATCAAGCTTTCGACGGAACCAGTACCAATCAAGTACGGTTTCGGACGCAACCGACAGGGTTTCCCTCCTGCCGGCCAACGAAGATGCAAAGATGAGCAAGGATATAATCGAGGTCCGAGGGGCCGAGGAACACAACCTCAAGGACGTCGACGTGGAGATTCCCCGCGAGGAACTGACGGTCGTCACCGGGCTGTCGGGGTCGGGCAAATCCTCGCTCGCGTTCGAGACGGTGTACGCCGAAGGCCAGCGGCGCTACATCGAGTCGCTCTCCGCCTACGCCCGGAACTTTCTGGGGCAGATGGACAAGCCACAGGTCGAGAACGTCGAGGGGCTCTCCCCGGCGATCTCTATCGACCAGAAAAACGCCGCCAACAACCCCCGCTCGACGGTCGGCACTGTCACCGAACTCCACGACTACCTTCGCCTGTTGTACGCCCGCGTCGGCACGCCACACTGCCCGGAGTGTGGCCGCGAGGTCGGCGAGCAGTCCGCCCAGAACATGGTCTCGCGGCTGCTGGAACTCCCGGAGGGAACCCGCGCCAAACTGTGTGCGCCGGTCGTCCGCGACCAGAAGGGTGCCTTCGAAGACCTGTTCGACGACCTCGTCGGCGAGGGGTACAGTCGCGTCGAGGTCGACGGCGAGGAGTTCGACCTCACGCTGGACCGACCCGAACTGGACGAAAACTACGACCACACCATCGACGTGGTCGTGGACCGCGTGAAGATTTCGCCGGACGCCCGCTCGCGCATCACGGACTCCGTCGAAACCGCGCTCGAAGAGGCCGACGGGACGCTGAAGGTCATTCTGCCGGACCCGGCAGAAGGCGCGGCAGAGACGCTCGGCGGGTCAGACGCCCGGGCAACCGGCGACCTCGCCGACGGTGAGGAGGACGACGGAGCTACTTCGGACCGAATCGTCGTCGAACTCTCCGAGGACCTTGCCTGCACCCACTGCGGTATCGACATCTCCGAAATCGAGACGCGGTCGTTCTCGTTCAACTCACCGCACGGGGCCTGTCCGGAGTGTGAAGGGCTTGGCGAAACGAAGGAGGTCAGCGAAGACCTCGTCGTCACCGACCCGACGAAGCCGCTCAAGCACGTCTTCGAGCCCTGGAGCTACGACCGGACGTACTACTCGCGGCAACTGGACAACGTCGCCGAGCACTTTGGCGTCGACCTCTCGACGCCGTTCGAGGAGCTAGACGAGTCCGTCCAGCGGCAGTTCCTCTACGGGACCGACAGCAGGGTCCACTTCGAGTGGCGGACCAAGAACGGGACCCGCGAGAAGACTGAGCGCTTCGAGGGCGTCATCCCGAATCTGGAGCGGCGACACGTCGAGACGGATTCAGACCGCGCCCGCGAGCATATCGAGGAGTTCATGGCGACGACGACGTGCCCGGCCTGTGAAGGGACGCGACTCAAAGCGGAGTCGCGGGCAGTGCTCGTTGACGGCACCTCGATAACGGAAGTCAACGAGATGTCCATCAGTGACGCGCTGGCCCACTTCGAGGGGATGGAGGAGAACCTCTCGGCCCGGGACCGGAAGATCGCCGAGGAGATTCTCAAGGAGATCCGCGCCCGTCTGGGCTTCATGACCGAGGTCGGACTGGACTACCTGACGCTGGACCGCGAGGCGTCGACGCTGTCGGGCGGTGAGAGCCAGCGGATCCGGCTGGCGACCCAGATCGGGAGCGGCCTCGTCGGTGTTCTCTACGTCCTCGACGAGCCCTCTATCGGCCTCCACCAGCGGGACAACGACCGCCTGCTGAACACCCTCGAAGAGCTTCGAGACCTCGGGAACACGCTGCTCGTGGTCGAACACGACACCGAGACGATGCGCCGGGCCGACCAGATAATCGACATGGGACCCGGACCGGGCAAGCGCGGCGGCGAGGTCGTCGTCAACGCCTCGATGGACGAGGTCATCGACACCGAGGAATCGGTGACTGGGGAGTACCTCTCGGGCGAGCGGACGATTCCAGTGCCCGACAGCCGCCGCGAGGCCGACGGCGAACTCACCGTTCGGGGTGCTCGCCAGCACAACCTCGCTGACCTCGACGTATCCATCCCGCTGGGGACGTTCACCGCCATCACAGGCGTCTCGGGCTCCGGGAAATCCACGCTGATGCACGACGTGCTGTACAAGGGGCTGGTGCGTCGGATGAACGACACCGACGTGAACCCCGGCGAACATGACGCTATCGACGGCCTCGACGACATCGAAACGGTTCGGCTCATCGACCAGTCGCCTATCGGCCGAACGCCCCGCTCGAACCCGGCGACGTACACCAACGTCTTCGACCACATCCGCGAGCTGTTTGCCGAGACGAGCCTCTCGAAACAGCGCGGCTACGAAGTCGGCCGGTTCTCGTTCAACGTCAAGGGCGGCCGCTGTGAGGGCTGTGGCGGCCAGGGGACGGTCACCATCGACATGAACTTCCTCTCGGACGTGACGGTCCCCTGTGAGGAGTGTGGCGGCGCGCGCTACAACGATGAGACGCTGGACGTGACCTACAA
This region includes:
- the uvrA gene encoding excinuclease ABC subunit UvrA, whose translation is MSKDIIEVRGAEEHNLKDVDVEIPREELTVVTGLSGSGKSSLAFETVYAEGQRRYIESLSAYARNFLGQMDKPQVENVEGLSPAISIDQKNAANNPRSTVGTVTELHDYLRLLYARVGTPHCPECGREVGEQSAQNMVSRLLELPEGTRAKLCAPVVRDQKGAFEDLFDDLVGEGYSRVEVDGEEFDLTLDRPELDENYDHTIDVVVDRVKISPDARSRITDSVETALEEADGTLKVILPDPAEGAAETLGGSDARATGDLADGEEDDGATSDRIVVELSEDLACTHCGIDISEIETRSFSFNSPHGACPECEGLGETKEVSEDLVVTDPTKPLKHVFEPWSYDRTYYSRQLDNVAEHFGVDLSTPFEELDESVQRQFLYGTDSRVHFEWRTKNGTREKTERFEGVIPNLERRHVETDSDRAREHIEEFMATTTCPACEGTRLKAESRAVLVDGTSITEVNEMSISDALAHFEGMEENLSARDRKIAEEILKEIRARLGFMTEVGLDYLTLDREASTLSGGESQRIRLATQIGSGLVGVLYVLDEPSIGLHQRDNDRLLNTLEELRDLGNTLLVVEHDTETMRRADQIIDMGPGPGKRGGEVVVNASMDEVIDTEESVTGEYLSGERTIPVPDSRREADGELTVRGARQHNLADLDVSIPLGTFTAITGVSGSGKSTLMHDVLYKGLVRRMNDTDVNPGEHDAIDGLDDIETVRLIDQSPIGRTPRSNPATYTNVFDHIRELFAETSLSKQRGYEVGRFSFNVKGGRCEGCGGQGTVTIDMNFLSDVTVPCEECGGARYNDETLDVTYKGATIADVLDMTVEEAYDFFESHSGIRRRLELLKDVGLGYMRLGQPSTTLSGGEAQRVKLAEELGKKDSGETLYLLDEPTTGLHPEDERKLIDVLHRLTDDGNTVVVIEHELDLIKNADQIIDLGPEGGENGGVLVAQGTPEDVARTEASYTGQYLRDLLPNVDLEGPRADRDTAAEQPAADDD